One window of the Haloarcula halobia genome contains the following:
- the acs gene encoding acetate--CoA ligase: MSDDDVQLEARLEEQEVFEPPASFVEQANVSDESIYEEFEENWPEAWERAADLLDWDEEWDQVLDDSDAPFYEWFVDGKLNASANCLDRHLDERGDEAAIEWIGELGEERTYTYDDLHREVNEFAAALRDLGVEADDVVTMYMPMIPELPIAMLACARIGAPHSVVFAGFSADALATRMESANSEFLVTCDGYYRRGDPLEHKEKADEGLEDVGHDVETVVVDRLDDDYDHPMKDGEHDYDELVAEYEGAEVDPVTRDAEDMLFLMYTSGTTGQPKGVKHTTGGYLSYAAWTSQAVLDIKPEDTYWCSADIGWITGHSYIVYGPLALGTTTVMYEGTPDYPEKDRLWEIVEDYDVTQLYTAPTAIRAFMKWGKEFPEAHDLSSLRLLGTVGEPINPRAWKWYYKHIGNEECPVVDTWWQTETGGMMLTTLPGIGDMKPGSAGPPLPGISADIVDVSGDPVEAGRAGYLVVNKPWPGMLRTLYKNDERFIDEYWDEYSNPERDEWVYFPEDGAKIDDDGYITVLGRVDDVLNVSGHRLGTMEIESAIVGVEGVAEAAVVGGNHEIKGEAVYAYVITEDGYDESEDLRERIITGVEDAIGPIARPEQVIFTPELPKTRSGKIMRRLLEDIANGEELGNTSTLRNPDVVEDIEAKVRGD, translated from the coding sequence ATGTCAGATGACGATGTCCAACTCGAGGCGCGACTCGAAGAACAGGAAGTCTTCGAGCCGCCGGCGTCGTTCGTCGAACAGGCGAACGTCTCCGACGAGTCGATCTACGAGGAGTTCGAGGAGAACTGGCCCGAGGCCTGGGAGCGCGCTGCCGACTTGCTGGACTGGGACGAGGAGTGGGACCAGGTGCTCGACGACAGCGACGCGCCGTTCTACGAGTGGTTCGTCGACGGCAAGCTGAACGCCTCGGCGAACTGCCTGGACCGCCACCTCGACGAGCGCGGCGACGAGGCCGCCATCGAGTGGATCGGCGAGCTCGGCGAGGAGCGCACCTACACCTACGACGACCTCCACCGCGAGGTCAACGAGTTCGCGGCCGCGCTGCGAGACCTGGGCGTCGAGGCGGACGACGTGGTCACCATGTACATGCCGATGATCCCCGAGCTGCCCATCGCCATGCTGGCGTGTGCCCGCATCGGCGCGCCACACTCCGTGGTCTTCGCGGGCTTCTCGGCGGACGCGCTGGCGACGCGGATGGAGTCGGCCAACTCGGAGTTCCTGGTCACCTGCGACGGCTACTACCGTCGCGGCGACCCACTCGAGCACAAGGAGAAGGCCGACGAGGGCCTCGAGGACGTCGGCCACGACGTCGAGACCGTCGTCGTCGACCGTCTCGACGACGACTACGACCACCCGATGAAAGACGGCGAACACGACTACGACGAGCTCGTCGCCGAGTACGAGGGCGCCGAGGTCGACCCGGTCACCCGGGACGCCGAGGACATGCTCTTTCTCATGTACACCTCGGGGACCACCGGCCAGCCAAAGGGCGTGAAACACACCACGGGTGGCTACCTCTCGTATGCCGCCTGGACGAGCCAGGCGGTGCTGGACATCAAGCCCGAGGACACCTACTGGTGTTCGGCCGACATCGGCTGGATCACCGGCCACTCCTACATCGTCTACGGCCCGCTCGCGCTCGGGACGACGACCGTGATGTACGAGGGGACCCCCGACTACCCCGAGAAGGACCGCCTCTGGGAAATCGTCGAGGACTACGACGTCACGCAGCTGTACACCGCGCCCACGGCCATCCGGGCGTTCATGAAGTGGGGCAAGGAGTTCCCCGAGGCCCACGACCTCTCGAGTCTGCGCCTGCTGGGCACCGTCGGCGAACCCATCAACCCGCGGGCCTGGAAGTGGTACTACAAGCACATCGGCAACGAGGAGTGCCCGGTGGTCGACACCTGGTGGCAGACCGAGACGGGCGGCATGATGCTGACGACGCTCCCCGGCATCGGCGACATGAAACCCGGTTCCGCGGGTCCGCCGCTGCCGGGCATCAGCGCCGACATCGTCGACGTCAGCGGCGACCCCGTCGAGGCCGGCCGCGCGGGCTACCTCGTCGTCAACAAGCCGTGGCCCGGGATGCTCCGGACGCTCTACAAGAACGACGAGCGGTTCATCGACGAGTACTGGGACGAGTACTCCAACCCCGAGCGCGACGAGTGGGTCTACTTCCCCGAGGACGGCGCGAAGATCGACGACGACGGCTACATCACCGTGCTGGGCCGCGTCGACGACGTGCTGAACGTCTCGGGCCACCGCCTGGGGACCATGGAGATAGAGAGCGCCATCGTCGGCGTCGAGGGCGTCGCCGAAGCGGCCGTCGTCGGAGGGAACCACGAGATCAAGGGCGAGGCGGTCTACGCCTACGTCATCACCGAGGACGGCTACGACGAGAGCGAGGACCTGCGCGAGCGCATCATCACGGGCGTCGAGGACGCCAT